A single region of the Caballeronia insecticola genome encodes:
- a CDS encoding (2Fe-2S)-binding protein — protein sequence MTTLSINGQNHTIDAPPDMPLLWALRDLVGLTGTKFGCGIAQCGACTVHLDGVAVRSCVLPIAAVGERKVTTIEGVGDTPAGKKVQQAWRQLDVVQCGYCQSGQVMSAAALLATVPDPNDSDIDAAMAGNICRCGTYHRIRAAIKQAAKEA from the coding sequence ACCACGCTTTCCATCAACGGCCAGAATCACACCATCGATGCGCCACCCGACATGCCGCTGCTTTGGGCGCTGCGCGATCTGGTCGGGCTGACAGGCACCAAATTCGGTTGCGGCATCGCGCAATGCGGAGCGTGCACGGTTCATCTCGACGGCGTCGCCGTTCGTTCCTGCGTCTTGCCGATCGCCGCAGTCGGCGAGCGCAAGGTGACGACGATCGAAGGCGTCGGCGACACGCCCGCAGGCAAGAAAGTGCAGCAGGCATGGCGCCAGCTCGACGTCGTGCAGTGCGGTTACTGTCAGTCCGGGCAAGTGATGTCTGCTGCCGCCTTGCTCGCGACGGTTCCCGATCCGAACGACTCCGATATCGATGCCGCGATGGCGGGCAACATTTGCCGGTGTGGCACCTATCACCGCATCCGCGCCGCCATCAAGCAGGCCGCAAAGGAGGCGTGA
- a CDS encoding xanthine dehydrogenase family protein molybdopterin-binding subunit, producing MSQGLIEAGRHAARAGFSRRAFLKLGVTAGVAASGGLLIGFSLPAASQDQSKGKSVIGGDGVETPQEGVFAPNAFVQIDKSGKVTLIMPKVEMGQGVYTSLPMLIAEELEVPLDQVTIDHAPPNEKLFTDPLLGGQLTGGSTSVRYAWEPLRKAGAAARMMLVAAAAQQWQCDASSCQAQGGKVTQASGNRSASYGELAEAAAKMPVPQEIKLKDAKDFKIIGTPVKRLDSPEKVDGTAMFGLDVRLPDMVYAAIVNCPVFGGTLASVDDSNAKKIPGVRQVVKFDNGVAVIGDHTWAAKRGAAALKIEWNEGASANVSTKQIVDDMANASQRTGAVARKEGDVNNAFSGAKTRVDAVYVQPFLAHATMEPINCTVHVRPDGCDIWLGTQVPTRIQDAGVKATGLPAEKIVVHNHLLGGGFGRRLEFDMATQALKIGKALGVPVKVTWSREEDIQHDMYRPCYYDKLSAGLDANGKPVAWTHRIVGSSVLARFAPPAVKNGVDPDAVEVASDLPYDLPNQLIDYVRLEPRDVPTAFWRGVGPTRGTFVVESFIDELAVQAKIDPVKYRRDLLGKSPRARNVLDVATQAAGWGQQTMPQGQGRGVSVMHAFGSFFAIVADVAVDKEGAVKVNRIVCAVDCGMVVNPNTVEAQVQGGIIFGITAALYSEITIKDGRVEQSNFTDYRMLRIHETPPVEVHIVKSTEAPGGIGEPGTAALAPAITNAIYAATGKRLRQLPVGSQLRSA from the coding sequence ATGTCGCAAGGATTAATCGAAGCTGGACGTCATGCGGCGCGCGCGGGGTTTTCGCGTCGTGCGTTTCTTAAGCTTGGCGTGACCGCAGGCGTTGCGGCAAGCGGCGGTTTGCTGATCGGCTTTAGCCTGCCCGCTGCAAGCCAGGATCAGAGCAAAGGCAAATCCGTAATTGGCGGCGACGGCGTCGAAACACCGCAAGAAGGCGTTTTTGCACCGAATGCATTCGTGCAGATCGACAAGAGCGGCAAGGTCACCCTGATCATGCCGAAGGTCGAAATGGGGCAAGGCGTTTATACGTCGCTGCCGATGTTGATCGCGGAAGAACTTGAAGTACCGCTGGACCAGGTCACCATCGATCACGCACCGCCAAACGAAAAGCTCTTTACAGACCCGCTATTGGGCGGTCAGCTGACGGGCGGTTCCACTTCCGTGCGCTATGCATGGGAGCCCTTGCGAAAGGCGGGCGCGGCCGCTCGCATGATGCTCGTTGCGGCTGCGGCGCAGCAATGGCAATGCGATGCATCGTCCTGTCAGGCGCAAGGCGGCAAAGTCACGCAAGCTTCCGGCAACCGCAGCGCAAGCTATGGAGAACTCGCCGAAGCGGCCGCGAAAATGCCGGTGCCTCAAGAGATCAAGCTTAAGGACGCTAAAGACTTCAAGATCATTGGTACGCCGGTCAAGCGTCTCGACTCGCCCGAAAAGGTAGACGGCACCGCCATGTTCGGCCTCGATGTGCGTTTGCCCGACATGGTCTATGCGGCTATCGTCAATTGTCCGGTATTCGGCGGCACGCTTGCATCCGTCGACGACAGCAACGCGAAAAAGATTCCCGGCGTGCGGCAGGTCGTGAAGTTCGATAACGGCGTCGCGGTGATCGGCGATCACACGTGGGCCGCCAAGCGCGGCGCGGCTGCGCTAAAGATCGAGTGGAACGAAGGTGCGAGCGCGAATGTATCGACGAAACAGATCGTCGACGACATGGCAAATGCATCGCAGCGCACGGGCGCCGTCGCTCGCAAGGAAGGCGACGTGAACAACGCATTCTCCGGCGCCAAGACGCGCGTCGATGCAGTGTATGTTCAGCCCTTTCTCGCCCATGCGACGATGGAGCCGATCAATTGCACGGTCCACGTCCGCCCCGATGGCTGCGATATCTGGCTCGGCACGCAGGTGCCTACGCGCATACAAGATGCAGGCGTTAAAGCGACAGGTTTGCCTGCCGAGAAGATCGTCGTGCATAACCATTTGCTAGGCGGCGGCTTCGGCAGACGGCTCGAATTCGACATGGCCACGCAGGCGCTCAAGATCGGCAAGGCGCTTGGCGTGCCCGTCAAAGTGACCTGGTCGCGAGAAGAAGACATTCAGCACGACATGTACCGTCCGTGCTATTACGACAAGCTCTCCGCCGGGCTCGATGCGAACGGCAAGCCGGTGGCATGGACGCATCGTATTGTCGGGTCATCGGTGCTTGCGCGCTTTGCGCCGCCCGCCGTGAAGAACGGTGTCGATCCGGATGCGGTCGAGGTGGCGTCCGATCTTCCATACGATCTGCCGAATCAGCTTATCGACTACGTGCGCCTCGAACCGCGCGATGTGCCCACCGCGTTCTGGCGCGGCGTGGGTCCGACGCGCGGTACTTTCGTCGTGGAGAGTTTTATCGACGAACTCGCGGTCCAGGCGAAGATCGATCCCGTCAAGTACAGGCGCGATCTGCTCGGCAAGTCACCGCGTGCGCGCAATGTGCTCGATGTCGCCACGCAAGCCGCCGGTTGGGGTCAGCAAACGATGCCGCAAGGACAGGGCCGCGGCGTATCCGTCATGCATGCATTCGGCAGTTTCTTTGCGATCGTCGCCGATGTTGCTGTCGACAAAGAAGGCGCCGTCAAGGTGAATCGCATCGTGTGCGCGGTGGATTGCGGCATGGTCGTGAACCCGAATACTGTCGAAGCGCAAGTGCAGGGTGGCATCATTTTCGGCATCACGGCCGCGTTGTATAGCGAAATCACGATCAAGGACGGACGCGTCGAGCAAAGCAATTTCACCGACTATCGAATGCTGCGCATTCATGAAACGCCACCGGTGGAAGTGCATATCGTCAAGAGCACGGAGGCGCCTGGCGGAATCGGCGAACCGGGCACGGCGGCGCTTGCGCCGGCGATCACCAACGCGATTTATGCCGCAACCGGCAAGCGACTGAGGCAATTGCCAGTCGGTAGCCAGTTGCGCAGCGCCTGA